One Nitrospirota bacterium DNA window includes the following coding sequences:
- a CDS encoding ATP-dependent Clp protease proteolytic subunit: protein MANRGFIFDLMDEISNAPIVHQRLIKKFEEKFNTNLVCYTALFGHPAGAIAHQDSEILENILRSIEMKDNDNNLGLLLHTPGGSPDAAADIIRVCRSYSKKFRVIVPNAAMSAGTLIAMGSDEIVMSDTSNLGPIDPQMIFIQSKDIAIMRPAKSFIDAYIELINSARTSITNKQPATPFLHLLDRQDPSWIIECVRARNATVNLAKEQLKANMLKDKSEKEIAETVNKFLEVGDKNTHGRSISPEEAKTFGLIIKKEDKYGEFWNMIWEIYVRIENYTRNKRLAKYLLSRNGGIDVQAMPIGI from the coding sequence ATGGCTAATCGAGGATTTATCTTTGATTTGATGGATGAAATATCTAATGCACCAATTGTGCATCAAAGACTTATTAAAAAGTTTGAGGAAAAATTTAATACAAATTTAGTCTGCTATACTGCCTTATTTGGCCATCCAGCAGGGGCTATTGCACATCAGGATAGCGAAATCCTTGAGAATATTCTGAGATCAATAGAGATGAAAGATAACGATAATAATCTTGGTTTGTTATTACACACTCCGGGTGGTTCACCAGATGCCGCTGCTGATATTATTAGGGTTTGCCGAAGCTATTCCAAAAAATTCAGAGTGATTGTCCCTAATGCTGCAATGAGTGCTGGAACATTGATTGCAATGGGCTCGGATGAAATTGTTATGAGCGACACATCTAATCTTGGACCTATAGACCCTCAGATGATATTTATTCAATCAAAAGATATTGCAATTATGAGACCTGCAAAATCATTTATAGATGCTTATATTGAGCTCATTAATAGTGCAAGAACTTCGATTACAAACAAACAGCCCGCAACTCCATTTTTACACCTTTTAGATAGGCAAGATCCTTCATGGATTATTGAATGTGTTAGAGCCAGAAATGCTACAGTAAATCTTGCTAAGGAACAATTAAAGGCAAACATGCTAAAAGACAAAAGCGAAAAAGAAATAGCGGAAACTGTTAATAAATTTCTTGAGGTTGGCGATAAAAACACACATGGAAGATCTATTAGCCCAGAGGAGGCAAAAACATTTGGATTAATCATAAAAAAAGAAGACAAATATGGTGAATTCTGGAATATGATTTGGGAAATATATGTGAGGATTGAGAACTATACAAGAAATAAAAGACTTGCAAAATATCTGCTTTCAAGAAATGGCGGCATAGATGTTCAAGCTATGCCAATTGGAATTTAA
- a CDS encoding DEAD/DEAH box helicase family protein — translation MFNAFRQYEKEYIDWIQGGYPETNIFTQDFIANLLEQDRKNRLWKHQEEAFLRTVYSYEILGRKNLLLNIVTGGGKTAIIAAVIAWLRSCHNIQSFLIMVPNLIVRDRLETDFKDKSVFRRFKLFPPGQEHLINTVDLHTLGERGGPQGMLESGIILGNIQQFYQHHITGQRNLAYIKRYIDNLAIFNDEAHNTPADEYTNILAHLSEKAKFRLDTTATPDRADGHRSSRGYTNTDSGEKRTIDEMDEEFEKIERGLTATQWVTDYDPMKKQIAVALNRLEEQRRRAKAVGENKYKPILFVVAICIKDAERAVKVLEDDFDLKGKVLLVTEDSADTVVGKKANGQPLTAREAAKEIGSFNSPYEAVVSVLMLREGWDVPEVSAILLLRKFSSPVYGQQVIGRGLRRNLRGTDEPEICAVIDHPKLKHDWLWELVRAKVRSDVGQAELFGDEDLPPKRKPQILIRPENLIDIPNPEGEEDVDLSDIEAMEDTTTDYPNWKGVIAGFSYDRSEIEITRVNLSGIKGIALDETRRIEIHTPPEVTSSEGSDEEDNGNLIEKLKWNVLDMGIALLYEAGIGSHERGYMYNVIMDHIRDKMFNGESAGFASKEDLKLALLKLPEISRNFSSLPGLVESIVRYRDVG, via the coding sequence ATGTTCAACGCCTTCAGGCAATATGAAAAAGAATATATAGACTGGATTCAGGGCGGTTATCCTGAGACTAATATCTTTACTCAGGATTTTATCGCTAATCTCTTGGAGCAGGACAGAAAAAACCGCCTCTGGAAACATCAGGAGGAGGCTTTTTTGAGGACTGTTTATAGTTATGAAATCCTCGGCAGAAAAAATCTCCTTCTGAACATCGTTACAGGCGGCGGGAAGACCGCCATAATTGCTGCGGTGATTGCATGGCTCCGTTCCTGCCATAACATTCAATCCTTTCTTATCATGGTCCCGAATCTCATTGTAAGGGACAGACTCGAAACTGACTTTAAGGATAAAAGTGTTTTCCGAAGGTTTAAACTCTTTCCACCCGGGCAAGAGCATCTTATAAATACTGTTGACCTTCATACTCTTGGAGAAAGAGGCGGTCCTCAGGGGATGCTGGAATCCGGTATTATTCTCGGCAATATTCAGCAGTTTTACCAGCATCATATTACAGGCCAGAGAAACCTTGCTTATATAAAGCGTTATATAGACAATTTAGCTATATTTAATGATGAGGCACACAATACGCCTGCAGATGAATATACAAATATCCTTGCCCATCTGTCGGAAAAGGCGAAATTCAGGCTTGATACAACTGCAACACCTGACAGGGCGGATGGACACCGATCCTCCAGAGGCTATACAAATACTGATTCAGGTGAAAAGAGAACCATTGATGAAATGGACGAGGAGTTTGAAAAGATTGAAAGGGGCTTAACCGCGACACAATGGGTTACTGATTACGACCCCATGAAAAAGCAGATAGCAGTTGCTCTGAACAGACTTGAGGAGCAAAGGCGAAGGGCAAAGGCAGTTGGAGAGAATAAATATAAACCGATTCTCTTTGTTGTCGCCATTTGTATAAAAGATGCTGAGAGGGCTGTGAAGGTTCTTGAAGACGATTTTGATTTGAAAGGCAAGGTGTTGCTTGTTACGGAAGACTCAGCAGATACGGTTGTCGGCAAAAAGGCAAATGGTCAGCCATTAACCGCAAGAGAGGCCGCTAAGGAGATCGGTTCGTTTAATAGTCCTTATGAAGCGGTGGTAAGCGTTTTAATGCTGAGAGAAGGATGGGACGTGCCTGAAGTATCTGCAATCCTGCTATTAAGAAAATTCTCATCTCCTGTTTATGGCCAGCAGGTGATTGGCAGAGGGTTAAGAAGAAACTTAAGAGGAACGGATGAACCCGAAATCTGCGCTGTAATTGACCATCCTAAGCTAAAGCATGACTGGTTATGGGAATTAGTAAGGGCAAAAGTGAGAAGTGATGTAGGCCAGGCTGAGCTTTTTGGAGACGAAGATCTGCCACCCAAAAGAAAGCCGCAGATTTTAATAAGGCCTGAAAACCTTATTGATATTCCCAATCCCGAAGGAGAAGAAGATGTCGACCTCAGCGATATTGAGGCTATGGAGGACACGACTACTGATTATCCTAACTGGAAAGGGGTTATTGCCGGTTTTAGTTATGATAGAAGCGAAATAGAGATAACGCGGGTTAACCTGAGCGGAATCAAAGGAATTGCTCTTGATGAGACGAGGAGGATTGAGATACATACCCCTCCCGAAGTTACATCATCCGAGGGCAGTGATGAGGAAGACAATGGAAATCTCATTGAAAAACTCAAATGGAATGTTCTTGACATGGGGATAGCGCTTCTTTATGAGGCAGGCATTGGTTCTCATGAGAGGGGTTATATGTATAATGTGATCATGGATCATATCAGAGACAAAATGTTTAATGGTGAATCAGCAGGCTTTGCATCCAAAGAGGACTTGAAGTTAGCCCTCTTAAAATTGCCGGAGATTAGCAGAAATTTCAGCAGTCTGCCGGGGCTTGTTGAAAGCATAGTGAGGTATAGAGATGTCGGTTAA
- a CDS encoding TnsA endonuclease N-terminal domain-containing protein, protein MSVNTHYGDFEDPKKSPYSIERYDYGWELEHMRFLEKDKTVAKWTKNHGVEIPYVTESGNIRKYRPDFLIERSDGSKEIHEIKGRHLLENPDTLRKREAATNWCKRRGMRFVLISKEK, encoded by the coding sequence ATGTCGGTTAATACACACTATGGAGATTTTGAAGACCCTAAGAAAAGCCCTTATTCTATTGAACGATATGATTATGGCTGGGAACTTGAACATATGAGGTTTCTTGAGAAAGACAAGACAGTTGCAAAATGGACAAAGAATCACGGGGTTGAAATACCATATGTTACAGAAAGCGGAAATATAAGAAAATACCGTCCTGATTTCTTAATTGAACGGAGTGATGGATCAAAAGAAATTCATGAGATTAAAGGAAGACACTTACTTGAAAATCCTGATACATTGAGAAAAAGAGAAGCGGCTACGAATTGGTGTAAGAGGCGGGGGATGAGGTTTGTGTTAATATCGAAGGAGAAATAA